A genomic stretch from Phoenix dactylifera cultivar Barhee BC4 unplaced genomic scaffold, palm_55x_up_171113_PBpolish2nd_filt_p 000812F, whole genome shotgun sequence includes:
- the LOC103696229 gene encoding epoxide hydrolase A-like isoform X1, translated as MEGSSGISHRTVEVNGIRMHVAEKGEGPAVLLLHGFPELWYSWRHQIAGLAARGYRAIAPDLRGYGDTDAPPDVASYTICHLVGDLVALLDALSLSQVFVVGHDWGAFVAWHLCLFRPDRVKALVNLSVAFMPRKPAAKPLDDFRALYGDDLYISRFQEPGAAEAEFARLGTATVLRKFFTYRNPGPIFIPKDGWGSPNEHITLPSWLSEEDINYFKSKFEKSGFTGPINYYRCFDLNCELAAPWTGAQIKVPAKFIIGDLDLTYHFPRMQDYIHKGGFKKDVPFLQEVVVMEGVAHFINQEKAQEITDHIYDFIQKF; from the exons ATGGAGGGGTCTTCGGGGATCTCGCATCGGACGGTGGAGGTGAACGGGATAAGGATGCACGTggcggagaagggggaggggccGGCGGTGCTCCTCCTCCACGGCTTCCCGGAGCTCTGGTACTCGTGGCGCCACCAGATCGCCGGCCTCGCCGCCCGCGGCTACCGTGCCATCGCCCCCGACCTCCGCGGCTACGGCGACACCGACGCGCCGCCCGACGTCGCCTCCTACACCATCTGCCACCTCGTCGGCGACCTCGTCGCCCTCCTCgacgccctctccctctctcag GTGTTTGTGGTGGGGCATGACTGGGGGGCGTTCGTGGCGTGGCATCTGTGCCTGTTTAGGCCGGACCGGGTGAAAGCGTTGGTAAACTTGAGCGTGGCGTTTATGCCCCGGAAACCTGCTGCGAAGCCCTTGGATGACTTTCGGGCTCTTTATGGAGATGACTTGTATATCTCCAGGTTCCAG GAACCTGGCGCTGCGGAAGCAGAATTTGCTCGGCTTGGAACTGCAACGGTCCTCAGGAAATTTTTCACGTATCGCAATCCAGGGCCTATTTTCATACCCAAGGACGGCTGGGGTTCACCTAACGAGCACATTACATTGCCTTCTTGGCTCTCGGAAGAAGACATCAACTATTTCAAGAGCAAGTTTGAGAAGTCTGGTTTTACTGGGCCGATCAATTACTACCGATGTTTTGACTT AAACTGCGAGCTTGCAGCACCATGGACTGGAGCACAAATAAAAGTACCAGCTAAGTTTATTATTGGAGACCTGGATCTCACTTACCATTTCCCACGTATGCAGGACTATATCCACAAGGGTGGCTTCAAGAAAGATGTTCCTTTCCTTCAGGAAGTAGTTGTCATGGAGGGAGTTGCTCACTTCATCAACCAGGAGAAGGCGCAGGAGATCACCGATCACATCTATGACTTCATCCAGAAGTTCTGA
- the LOC103696229 gene encoding epoxide hydrolase A-like isoform X2 codes for MEGSSGISHRTVEVNGIRMHVAEKGEGPAVLLLHGFPELWYSWRHQIAGLAARGYRAIAPDLRGYGDTDAPPDVASYTICHLVGDLVALLDALSLSQVFVVGHDWGAFVAWHLCLFRPDRVKALVNLSVAFMPRKPAAKPLDDFRALYGDDLYISRFQEPGAAEAEFARLGTATVLRKFFTYRNPGPIFIPKDGWGSPNEHITLPSWLSEEDINYFKSKFEKSGFTGPINYYRCFDLTISTRVASRKMFLSFRK; via the exons ATGGAGGGGTCTTCGGGGATCTCGCATCGGACGGTGGAGGTGAACGGGATAAGGATGCACGTggcggagaagggggaggggccGGCGGTGCTCCTCCTCCACGGCTTCCCGGAGCTCTGGTACTCGTGGCGCCACCAGATCGCCGGCCTCGCCGCCCGCGGCTACCGTGCCATCGCCCCCGACCTCCGCGGCTACGGCGACACCGACGCGCCGCCCGACGTCGCCTCCTACACCATCTGCCACCTCGTCGGCGACCTCGTCGCCCTCCTCgacgccctctccctctctcag GTGTTTGTGGTGGGGCATGACTGGGGGGCGTTCGTGGCGTGGCATCTGTGCCTGTTTAGGCCGGACCGGGTGAAAGCGTTGGTAAACTTGAGCGTGGCGTTTATGCCCCGGAAACCTGCTGCGAAGCCCTTGGATGACTTTCGGGCTCTTTATGGAGATGACTTGTATATCTCCAGGTTCCAG GAACCTGGCGCTGCGGAAGCAGAATTTGCTCGGCTTGGAACTGCAACGGTCCTCAGGAAATTTTTCACGTATCGCAATCCAGGGCCTATTTTCATACCCAAGGACGGCTGGGGTTCACCTAACGAGCACATTACATTGCCTTCTTGGCTCTCGGAAGAAGACATCAACTATTTCAAGAGCAAGTTTGAGAAGTCTGGTTTTACTGGGCCGATCAATTACTACCGATGTTTTGACTT GACTATATCCACAAGGGTGGCTTCAAGAAAGATGTTCCTTTCCTTCAGGAAGTAG